The genomic DNA CGGCCTGATGGACGACGTGCCGACGGTGGCGGAGATGGTGGAGCGGCTGAAGGCCGAGTACGCGGCGGCGCGAAGCCGCCTGGCGCTGTAAGAAAACCCATGGTGACAGGCACCTATCTCAGGGTCTTCGACCCTGAGATAGGTGCCTGTCACCGGTGTTTGCTGGCGTTGCGGGTTACTTCGCCGGCACCGGCGCCAGCGTCTCATGCTGGCCGGTGGCGCGCGACGGTGCCTTGTGCACCATCGTGTAGGCGTAGTCGACGCCCATGCCGTACGCGCCGGAGTGTTCCTTGACGATGGCCATCACGGCGTCGTAGCTGTCGCGGTGCGCCCAGTCGCGCTGCCATTCCAGCATCACCTGCTGCCACGTCACCGGCACCACGCCGGCCTGGATCATGCGCTGCATGGCGTAGTCGTGCGCTTCCTTCGACGTGCCGCCCGAGGCATCGGCCACCATGTAGATCTCATAATCACCCTCCAGCATGGCGCACAGCGCGAAACTGTTGTTGCACACTTCCGTCCACAGGCCGGAGACGATCACCTTTTTCTTGCCATTCTTCGCCAGCGCGTCGCGCACCTTCTGGTCGTCCCACGAGTTCATCGAGGTGCGTTCCAGGATGTCCTGGCCCGGGAACACGTCCAGCAGTTCCGGATAGGTGTTGCCGGAGAAGCTCTGCGTCTCGACGGTCGTGATGATGGTGGGGATATTGAAGACCTTGGCCGCCTTCGCCAGCGCGACGGTGTTGTTCTTCAGGACCTGGCGGTCGATCGACTGCACGCCGAAGGCCATCTGCGGCTGATGGTCGATGAAGATGATCTGGCTGTTGTGCGGGGTCAGGACTTCCAGTTTCGGGTTACTCATGTTTGCACCTCGTGGGTTGTACGGTATGCAAAAATGGTAAGTCCTGCGCGCCGCGCCGCCCATTGGGCTTAGGGAGGAGCGGCGGCCTCCCCCATCCAGGGGTGCCCAAGCCGGCGCACTTGCTCAACCGCCGGACAGGTCCTCGCCGCGCAGCGCCCACAGGCCCGGCAGGTTGCGCCAGTAGCCGTAGGCGTCCATGCCGAAGCCAACGACGAAACGGTCGGGAATCGTCAGCCCGACGATGTCGGCGTGGATCGGCTTGGCCTTGCGGATCGCCTTGTCCGCGAACACGGCGATGATGACTTCCTTCGCGCCCATGTCCAGCAAGCGCTGCTTGACGTGCGCCAGCGTCTCGCCTTCGTCGAGGATGTCGTCGACGACGATCACGGTGCGGCCGGCCACGTTCGAGCGCGGCACCACCTTCCACACCACTTCGCCGCCGCGGTCCTCGTCGCCATAGCGGCTGACGTGGATATAGTCGAATTCGAGCGGGAAGGTCAGCTGCGGCAGCAGGTGCCCGGTGAACACGACAGCGCCGCCCATCACGCCCAGCACGAGCGGGAATTCGTCTTCGGCGCCGAAGCGTTCGTTCAGGGTGCGGGCCACCTGGCGCACGGCGCCCTGGACGGCTGCCGCGTCAAAAATCTCTTCCGCGTTGTCGAGCAGGGCGCGGGCCCGTTGGTGATGAAATTCGTACATGATGGTTCGACGGCTGGGTGAATGACAGACGAATTATCCGCGATTCCGGGCGCGACGGTCGCACATGGCAAGGCGCAGGCGCGCGACACTTGCAGCATGCCAGTTTCGTTATCGTTTTAATATCGCATCCATTCGGGTAGCATTTCGTTCGCACCTGTCGCGTCTCCGTTCTTCTCTGCTCGTCGTCACTTTTCCCGAAAGGCTGCCATGAGTACGAAACGCCTTGTCCGTATCGCCGTTCTCGGCGCCTGCCTGCTGGCCGGCACCGCCCAGGCCCTGCCGCGCTACACGTTGACCGACCTGGCGTCGCTGACGCCGGATCTCACCGATGTCCACTGGAGTTCCCTCAACAATGCCGGCGAGATGATGGGGGCCAGCAGCACCGCCGGCACGCTGTTCTACCGCTGGGGCACCGTCGAGCCGCTGCGGCTCACCGGCGCGCCGGCCGGTTTCAACAACAACGGCGATGCCGTGTTCCAGTTCCATGACAGCGGCGGTCAATACCAATCCTACCTGCGGACCCGTTTCGGCAAGATCACCCAGGTGCCGCTTACCGCGCAGGGCGACCGCATGTCCTCGCCCTGGGGCATCAACGATGCCCGTGAAATCATCGGTTCCGGCTACCGCGACGGCGTGCTGCAGGCCTTGCTGTATTCGAACGGGGTGACGACCAACCTGGGCACGCTGGGCGGCAACCAGGCAACGGCGCTGGGCCTGAACAACGCCGGCGCGGTCGTCGGCTGGTCCGAGACGGTGGCGGGCGACTACCAGCGCAGCCCATTCCTCTACGAGAACGGCAGCATGCGCCTGTTGACGGTGCCCGGTCCGGGCAGCGAGGCCGAAGGCATCAACGACCTGGGCCAGGTCATCATCAACCAGCGCTTTCGCCATGCGTGGATCTGGCAGGACGACCAGCTGACGACGGTGCAGATGCCCGGCTCCGAAGTCACGCAGGCACGCGAGATCAACAACCTGGGGCAGGTGGTCGGCTCGTCGCTGAGCATGCAGGGCATCCACCCGTGGATCTACGAGGATGGCGAGATCGCCTACCTGCGCGAGCGCATCGACGGCAGCGGCTATTCCGTCGATCTCGTCTACGATTTGAACGACAATGGCCAGATCCTGGCGCAGGCGCGGCGCGACAATGGCACGTTCACCACCGTGCTGCTGACCCCTGCGATTCCCGAACCGGGCACGTGGGCGATGCTGGCGGCAGGTCTCGGCCTGCTGGCGCTGCGGTGCCGCGCGCAAGCGGGCCGGCGCCCAGCTCAGCGATAATCGCGCGCGTCGTCGATCACCTTGCCGTCGTTGGGCAGGCTGCCGCGCGCGACCAAGCGCACCTCGCCGCGCAGCTTGGTCACCTCGCGGATGGTGGTCACGATGCCATCCGCCGGCCCGGACGGGTCGTCGACCTCGCAATGCAAGGTCATGGTCTCGTCGGCGATCGTGCCCGTCACGACCAGGCGTACCTTGCCCAGCTGCGGGTGGCGCCGCGCCACCTCGTGCACCTGCGATGGGTGCACGAACATGCCGCGCACCTTGGTGGTCTGGTCGGCCCGCCCCAGCCAGCCGCGGATGCGCGTGTTGGTGCGTCCGCACGGGGACGGCGGCACATCCGTCAGCACGGCCGACAGGTCGCCGGTGGCAAAGCGGATCAGCGGGTAGTCCGGGTTGAACACCGTCAGCACCACTTCGCCCACCTCGCCCTCGGGCACCGGCTCGCCCGAGCCGGGTCGCACGATCTCGAGGATGATCTCCTCGTCCAGCACCATGCCGGGATTGAGTTTGCCGCCCGTGCGCGTTTCGTAGGCGATGGCACCCGCGTCGGCCGATGCGTAGGCCTGGCACACGTGCGCGATGCCATGGTCGACGAACCACTGGCGCAG from Pseudoduganella armeniaca includes the following:
- a CDS encoding hydrolase, whose product is MSNPKLEVLTPHNSQIIFIDHQPQMAFGVQSIDRQVLKNNTVALAKAAKVFNIPTIITTVETQSFSGNTYPELLDVFPGQDILERTSMNSWDDQKVRDALAKNGKKKVIVSGLWTEVCNNSFALCAMLEGDYEIYMVADASGGTSKEAHDYAMQRMIQAGVVPVTWQQVMLEWQRDWAHRDSYDAVMAIVKEHSGAYGMGVDYAYTMVHKAPSRATGQHETLAPVPAK
- a CDS encoding hypoxanthine-guanine phosphoribosyltransferase → MYEFHHQRARALLDNAEEIFDAAAVQGAVRQVARTLNERFGAEDEFPLVLGVMGGAVVFTGHLLPQLTFPLEFDYIHVSRYGDEDRGGEVVWKVVPRSNVAGRTVIVVDDILDEGETLAHVKQRLLDMGAKEVIIAVFADKAIRKAKPIHADIVGLTIPDRFVVGFGMDAYGYWRNLPGLWALRGEDLSGG
- a CDS encoding PEP-CTERM sorting domain-containing protein codes for the protein MSTKRLVRIAVLGACLLAGTAQALPRYTLTDLASLTPDLTDVHWSSLNNAGEMMGASSTAGTLFYRWGTVEPLRLTGAPAGFNNNGDAVFQFHDSGGQYQSYLRTRFGKITQVPLTAQGDRMSSPWGINDAREIIGSGYRDGVLQALLYSNGVTTNLGTLGGNQATALGLNNAGAVVGWSETVAGDYQRSPFLYENGSMRLLTVPGPGSEAEGINDLGQVIINQRFRHAWIWQDDQLTTVQMPGSEVTQAREINNLGQVVGSSLSMQGIHPWIYEDGEIAYLRERIDGSGYSVDLVYDLNDNGQILAQARRDNGTFTTVLLTPAIPEPGTWAMLAAGLGLLALRCRAQAGRRPAQR